Proteins found in one Vallitalea guaymasensis genomic segment:
- a CDS encoding nuclease-related domain-containing protein, producing MAQIVNKSNHLRKEILLEYLKMIVCSIAAIFCVVLAFYTYGFSLIATLILCIYVKKMKTNIDIIKSGLKGEKEVLNLLSDLPKRYKVISDILIQGKNTSSQLDYVIVGSNGIFIVEAKNIKGTISGNGNSKYLTQVKIGKGGKEYRRELYNPTLQVKGHVLGLTKLLKRNNMQYDVHGLVYFSNEESRIQFKSNNIVVLSKNKDDLLKYIKTYKNNGVKIAPNEQIKITKLLKSQVM from the coding sequence GTGGCACAGATTGTAAACAAATCAAATCACCTGAGAAAAGAAATATTATTAGAGTATCTCAAAATGATTGTTTGTAGTATAGCTGCAATATTTTGTGTAGTATTAGCTTTTTATACATATGGATTTTCATTGATAGCGACACTTATATTATGTATTTATGTTAAAAAGATGAAGACTAATATTGATATAATAAAATCTGGACTCAAGGGAGAAAAAGAAGTATTAAATTTATTGTCTGATTTACCAAAAAGATATAAAGTGATTTCAGATATATTAATACAAGGTAAGAACACATCCAGTCAACTTGATTATGTAATTGTAGGTTCTAATGGAATATTCATTGTAGAGGCTAAGAATATTAAAGGGACAATAAGTGGTAATGGAAATTCCAAATATCTTACTCAGGTTAAAATTGGAAAAGGCGGTAAAGAATATAGGAGAGAATTATACAATCCTACTTTACAGGTAAAAGGACATGTATTAGGACTAACCAAACTTCTTAAAAGAAATAATATGCAATATGATGTTCATGGATTAGTTTATTTCTCAAACGAGGAATCTAGAATACAATTTAAGTCCAATAATATAGTAGTATTATCTAAGAATAAGGATGACTTGCTTAAGTATATTAAAACTTATAAAAATAATGGAGTCAAAATAGCTCCAAATGAGCAAATAAAAATAACTAAACTGCTTAAGAGTCAAGTTATGTAA
- a CDS encoding DegV family protein gives MKKIAILTDSACDLPDSIIEKYNIKLLPLRIIYHDREYRDRIEIKPQEVYDNIEKEVPKTSLPVPEDILSAFDSLADEGYTDAVVITISSNLSGTFNLIKMLAKDYERLNIKVYDSKTLGIFLGFIVKEAAAIANTQKSMEDVIDRAKEIRDKLKGCYVLKTLTYLRKGGRIGKVEGTVGELFNIKPIIGINDEGVYFTIAKVRGRRKSISKIKSMIMEEFKDKKYNIAIIHGGAEEEAKQLYNSIKNIGNIIEGHISQISPALGVHTGPGLIGYAAYEV, from the coding sequence ATGAAAAAAATAGCAATATTAACTGATTCTGCTTGTGATTTACCTGATAGTATCATTGAGAAATACAATATTAAATTACTTCCGTTAAGAATTATTTATCATGACCGTGAATATAGGGATCGTATTGAGATTAAACCTCAGGAAGTATATGATAATATTGAGAAAGAGGTACCCAAAACATCGTTACCTGTACCAGAAGATATTCTATCTGCTTTTGATAGTTTGGCAGATGAAGGGTATACGGATGCTGTCGTCATAACGATCTCTTCTAATCTTAGTGGAACATTTAATCTGATTAAGATGCTTGCAAAGGATTATGAACGACTCAATATAAAAGTATATGATTCCAAGACATTAGGTATATTTTTAGGATTTATAGTGAAAGAGGCAGCTGCTATTGCAAATACCCAAAAGAGTATGGAAGATGTCATTGATAGAGCAAAAGAGATTCGGGATAAATTGAAAGGCTGTTATGTGTTGAAAACGCTGACTTATTTAAGAAAAGGTGGTAGAATCGGCAAAGTTGAAGGTACAGTTGGAGAGCTTTTCAACATAAAGCCGATTATTGGAATAAATGATGAAGGAGTTTATTTCACTATTGCAAAAGTAAGAGGCAGAAGAAAATCTATAAGTAAAATAAAATCTATGATTATGGAAGAATTCAAGGACAAGAAATATAATATAGCCATTATTCATGGTGGTGCAGAAGAAGAAGCCAAGCAATTATATAATAGTATAAAAAACATTGGTAATATAATTGAAGGTCATATCTCTCAGATTAGTCCAGCATTAGGGGTACACACAGGACCAGGATTAATTGGTTATGCAGCCTATGAAGTATAA
- a CDS encoding zinc dependent phospholipase C family protein: MKIRKIFTSCLALVLLLMLFPKNVLAYQPASHYILMKETTKNLPESSLIRSALEEYPLIATWGANGPDLPLIQPRQALGYSPWSDRFHYFKVGSFAKKQLQDALESNDKKRIAYVAGWITHVTGDYACHGIFVDPEAGIYLNNPAGRELHINLESAAESYLWVNKGGFDISDYSDGISDCFSDVSDIPFASFNATAQNIYGSSPTITEEKTWCYTLLTGLKTGVGYTYREYDEAMDFLSENNRKERLDNSFSSALNHAVELLTKAEQGDFSGFSDRWNLDIGIDNNPISALTVTVHTGTEKRGFLHNEWAGTDDDVYFGIETKDGRTKEWLLAKEGYNDFEADDNDEYYLYNGTDIHPKDIANIYLKKVERYGSIGGDWYVENLDININGHTAYNNDINTWIDEDNSTWKTSVDWSNTELDTEPK, encoded by the coding sequence ATGAAAATAAGGAAAATTTTTACTAGTTGTTTGGCATTGGTATTATTGCTAATGCTTTTCCCAAAAAATGTGTTGGCTTATCAACCAGCATCACATTACATTCTAATGAAAGAGACTACAAAAAACTTACCTGAAAGCAGTTTAATCAGAAGTGCTTTGGAAGAATACCCACTAATAGCAACTTGGGGTGCAAATGGTCCAGACCTTCCATTAATTCAACCAAGACAAGCTCTTGGATATTCACCTTGGTCAGACCGTTTTCATTATTTCAAAGTTGGAAGTTTTGCTAAGAAACAGCTACAAGATGCTCTAGAGTCTAATGACAAAAAAAGAATAGCGTACGTAGCAGGATGGATTACTCATGTAACTGGAGATTATGCATGCCATGGAATATTTGTAGATCCTGAAGCCGGAATTTATTTAAATAATCCAGCTGGACGTGAATTACATATTAATCTAGAATCAGCGGCTGAATCATACTTGTGGGTTAATAAAGGTGGCTTTGATATATCTGATTATTCTGATGGTATATCTGATTGTTTCAGTGATGTATCAGACATTCCTTTTGCTTCTTTTAATGCAACAGCACAAAACATTTATGGTTCATCACCTACAATCACCGAAGAAAAGACTTGGTGTTATACACTTCTTACAGGTCTTAAAACAGGTGTAGGATACACTTATAGAGAATATGATGAAGCTATGGATTTTCTTTCAGAAAACAATAGAAAGGAAAGATTGGATAATTCTTTCTCAAGTGCCCTTAACCATGCTGTTGAATTATTAACTAAAGCAGAACAAGGCGACTTTAGTGGATTTAGTGATCGTTGGAATCTTGATATAGGTATTGACAATAACCCTATCAGTGCATTAACTGTTACAGTACATACAGGCACAGAAAAAAGAGGCTTCCTTCATAACGAATGGGCTGGTACTGATGATGATGTATACTTCGGTATAGAAACCAAAGATGGAAGAACAAAAGAATGGTTATTAGCTAAAGAAGGTTATAATGATTTTGAAGCTGATGATAATGATGAATATTATCTTTATAATGGTACTGATATCCATCCTAAGGATATAGCCAATATTTATCTTAAAAAAGTAGAGCGATATGGCAGTATAGGTGGTGACTGGTATGTTGAGAATCTAGATATCAACATCAATGGTCATACAGCTTATAATAATGATATCAATACTTGGATTGATGAAGATAATTCCACTTGGAAAACAAGCGTTGATTGGAGTAATACAGAGTTAGATACTGAACCTAAATAG